DNA from Drosophila suzukii chromosome 2R, CBGP_Dsuzu_IsoJpt1.0, whole genome shotgun sequence:
tcgcacacacatgGGCACGTACGTGGTCGTATCCGTGTTTTCCGGCTGCGTGTCCTATGCGCCGTACTTAATTCGCGACTTAATTGCTTTCTGCTGGAAATTTATTTGACGCAACAAACAACAACGGTGTCCTTGTTGGCCAGGCTGGAAAgcgggaaaatgggaaaatgggCAAGGGGAGGGGGGAGGGCAGGGCGGTGAAAATGACACACATAATTGCAGCATAATATCGCATAAAGTGAAAAATTGTTGCAGCATTTTAGGCGTAATTCAATCGGGGCTCTCCTCGTCGAGCTGAAGGGCAGGACAAACGTGATTATTGTATGAAAATGTCCTTTGATACCTTCCCGACAGCACACACACCCAGGCACATATGTTGACATTGCCCCGCCCCTCTTCTGAACCGATAATTGTATTTATGGGTGCTCGTTTAATGTGATTACAGCCCTGGTAAAAATGGGAATTAAACGCTTACCTTATTGCACCTGTCTGCCGGGTTTTTTTTATCGTGCATTATTTTGACATCCCGCTTGATTGTCTTCCCCTGTAATAAAACCGAATTTTAAAGCAGGAAAGTGGTTCGTCTATCTATAGCGTAAGATGTAGTCAGAGCTATATAGTCAAATATACAAAACCGATGCAGCGCTGCTGTTTCATTTCATAGCAACTTTCCACTCTTTTACACATCTCATTGTTAAATACCCCTATGTAGACTTGTTTCCAGTTAATATTATACttctttataatatttaaacaatatatctgtacatataaaaaaaaccaagTCATGCTTGCAAAGTAAAAAGATGTCACTGTTTTCCAATTAAATCTTTTTACTTTGACTGTAGTCAGATATAAGAAACCccaatatttatataataatcTCCCTAAATGTACCCTTCAAACCCCTTATACAGTTAGCTAATTAACGAGTTATAAACGTAATTACCTTTATATATACTCATATCCAAAACAAATCGACAGACTCTACAAAACCACACCACAGAAACAGACCAAACACAAAACTTTGCCTTTGCATATATGATTTCCCTCTATAATTTCCCTGTGTTATTGTTGCTGTCCGTTGATAAGCGTTtaagttttgtttattatgaTTGCTGCTTGGCATTCTGGGTCACCGAAACGTCCCCCATATGTCAGCAAACGAAGAGGAGTAAAAAGCCCCATATCGATGGGGGATCTCCATCGCCCCACAAAAATATGCCACCTGCCGCATCGAACGACCCCACAGAACTATAATCCCGTCATGTAAGCGTGACAAGAGCATCTCGGCCAAGGAAAAGGCCGGAGGAAAAGTGAAACTGAATCTGAAGGGAGATCCCTCTTTTTCCCACCGAACTGACCAAAAATGTAAATGTCAACCTGTACGGAACACGGACACGTATACGGACAGGGATACGGACAGGCATACGGACAGGGACACGGTACGACATGGATTAGTTCGGGCCGGATAACGTTTGAACCGGAAAATTAACTAAAAGCAGAGATTTCCATGCCAATGAATTGTCCAGCGGAGTCTGTTGGCTCAGGCCTGCTGGTTTTTTATGGACTCGACCCCGATACACACACCTCCAGCAATGGTTGAATTTCCATATATGTATACGTATGTACATGAGGGTGggcccaaaaataaaaaaggattTTTACCCTTTTACATGGTACCATGGGAGAGCAATGATTGCCTTGAAAAGGTAGAAAGTCGTAAGGTTCCTTTAAAAATCATTCATTCGACGCGTGCGTCAATTTGAACTTTATTGAAGAAAAATTCACTCATTTCAAAACGTTTTAAAGTTATTGATCtcgtttaaaaaaatgttccaaaaaaaatgttgctcTTGAAATCTACGCCCCCTAGCTTAACAAAGAGTTTTTGCCCACGTCAACATTGCGTATGAGTGATAGTCCTCTAAATCGCGCCAAAATCAATTTTTCTCAAATAAATTTTTCTGTAATTCCGTACAtgcataaaaattttaaaagcgGTTAAGTGATCTCGCTTAAAAAAATGTGGAAAGTTTCCACTGGATATATAATCACAATTATTCGGACGCACTTTTCTTGAAAATCACTCATACGACACGAATGCCAATTATAATTTTGTGCCACAAATCTTTCTCTTATTTTAGGATTTGTGGATTTATTAATCCCTTTTGAAAGTctgtataaaaaattttgttCTTGAAATCTACGCCCCTAGCTTAAAAAAGAGTTTTTGAGCCCGTCAACATTGCGTATGAGTGATAATCTTCTAAATCGCGCCCAAATCAATTTTTCTCAAAAAAGTTTTTCTGGAATTCCGTACATGCACAAAAATTGTAAAAGCGGTTTATTGATTTCGTTTAAAAAAATGTGGAAAGTTTCCACTGgatatataaaaacaattattcGGACGTACTTTTCTTAAAAATCACTCATACGACACGTAAGCCAATTATAATTTTGTGCCACATATCTTTCTCTTCTTGTAGGACTTGTGGATTTGTTAATCCCTTTTGAAAGTCCGTAGAAAAAACTTTGTTCTTGAAATCTACGCTAGCTTAAAAAAGAGTTTTTGACCACGCCAACTTTACGTATGAGTGATAAAATTCCACCACGGCAACAATGCGTATGAGTGATAATCTCCTAATTCGCGCCAAAATCATTTTTTCTCAAAGAAATTTTCTGGATTCCCGTACatgcataaaaattgtaagagcCGTTGAATGTAAAATAGAATTTGCTTAAAAGAGTGGACCACCCTTGTGTACATGCATATGGCGAACACCCCACGATGTTGTCGCGCCCAAGCGAATTAATCCATTTGTAGCATTCATTGCCAGTGACACAAGCCGAAAAAAAGCGGTGAAAAAAGCAAAGGAGTAGGCAACTGGCCTTCTCTTTCGCAcctctgactgactgtctcTTTCGCTTTCCCCcatttaaatgcaaatttgTGCACTCTCTCATGCGACCTACgcccaaaaatgtatgccaaGTTTTTTTCCAGTGTTCGCCTGTGCTGTGtttggtttatttttattttgtggtTCTTGGTTATTAGGCACACATGGGTCCACTTTCGTGGTAAAGGGGCGAAAATCGGGCCAGAGCTGAACCCAATTGCGGTGTTAAACGCATTAGCATTGAGCTCTGCTGAGGAAATTTATGGGTACGGAAATCGGGGTCGCAACTTTGCCGGGGAATTAAAACTGTACACGGAAGGGTATATACGAAATGGCTTAAAACCGAAACTGGGCCACGACGAGAAATTCCAAAATCCCAAACACCAACCCCGAAAATCAAACTCAATCCCCCGAAAATACACAACCAGAGTTGCTTAATTTGCATTTTCCCTGAGTTAGTCACCTATTTTATAAATGAGCAGCAGCAACGATGCATCGGTAGGTATAATGATCTATGATATAATAATTCCACCACAAATGCGAATGTGTCTAGTCAAAAAGGTGGCGAATCAATTGGTGAACCAAGTGATTTTGTTGGCAATCCCCTCAATCTGCCATCCCCTAAGTTAGATCTTAAGAAAACCCGAAACGACAAGTTTTAGACTGTAAGAAGAACAAGGCTTTTACACTTTGCTGGCTTTCGCAAGCTTTTTTCTGATACGATTCTCTAACCAAACAAGGCTTTCACTCACACAAAACTAACTTGATTTACGCTTCTTCTTTCCGAATAAACCAATGAATATTAATCGAGATTATTAACATTTAGTTGGTATGCGTAACGTTTATTTAAGGCTCTTTCAATATCAAATGGAAATCGTGTTTATTTGGATTACCGTTGATTTCTACTTGATTTAAATTCATATTTACTCTCTGTACGAATATAATCTATATATACgtaaatttgattttttctatttatttacttatcgATATCACAACACTTCCGTACTCTTCTACTATTATGTATTTTTCATCTGTTCGCCTGTgccaacacacacactcaaACACCACCCACACACGCACACTGTAACTGCTTCTACGATGGATGGTACAAATACgaatacaataaaaaacatatGTGCACTAAATTGGAATATGATAAAAAAACATCAAAAATGAACTCAAACAAATAAtttgctaaaaaaaaataaaaaaatggacAAACTAATTAATAATTCATGAAAATcgcaaaaatacaaaaaaaaaatcaattaaaaatgcCAACACCACTGCCGCTTGAATAATTCAAATTGGAATCTCTCAACTATTTAATGGACACAACATTTAAATGCTTGTATATTTTGCATATTTTGCCTGCCTGTGGGAAATTTTCGtttgatttcaattttttgaaaaacaaaaatcaaaaaccaaaTCCAAAAAACGCacgaacacacacacacagacctCACCCCTGACGGCACACCAtcaccagcaacaacaacaattgcaACACCAGCTGAacaacatcaacaacaacaaccacagcaCCGCTGGCGCAGCAGCCACCtcgacaacagcaacaaccacCACAAACAAcgccgctgccgccgccgccgctgctgccgccgccgctgccgccgccgccgtaATGGGCCATCATACACTGGAAGTGGGCAAGAAGCGGGCGGCGGACACGACCGATATGTTTCCACTGgtatttttcttttccttcacCTTGTTTGTGTTTTTGCGTTATTCGATTTTCCGTTTTCCAACCTTTGTTTTTTTCACTTTCgattttttgtaatttttctAACTTGTTAtagttttaatttattttggtttgATGCTTAAGTTGGTTGATCAAATTAGTTTGCCTTTTCGTTGCATGCTTTTAGGCGGGTGAAGAGATCTTAGGATCTTCGCTATAAGAATTTATAGTTTTAAGTAGAAACTGAAGTTCTGAAGCGCTGCTTTGGTGgggtaaaaatatttaatttatcagAATTTTCTCAAAACTTCTACATAAAGTTCCAATCTTCTTCAAATCAAGATACATTttgatataataataatacacaaATGAATTGAATATTTTGCTCCCAACCAAAGCGCCATTGACTTCAAACTGATCAGGACTAACCACTTAGATTATACACCCCGCCCCCAGTACAACTCCCCCGTACTTTGTGGTCCCTGAAACGAAATGCTCTTAACTTTCACCTCCCCTTAGTTATTCACTCGCTCATTCACTCAATCACTCACTTGCCCACCCACTCAGTTAGTCAGTCACATGCACATCAAAGTGCCATCAATTAACGTTTATTATCAGCATGGCCAGGTCGGCTGGGGATGCAGCTGAATCCCCCTTCGTTTAATTTACAAAATGAAGTCATTATCCGATATATCAAAAGCGCAAACACTCACCAAGaaacacactcgcacacaggCACACTAATCAATGCACACAGACACAGAAACGGACTTTTTGCAATGGCAAGAGCGAGTTTAACCAATTACACGTGGCATATGATAAATCACAATCACAACACGAGCACATTTGCCCTGCCAAGTGttaattaaaatgatttaACCGATAATTGCCAAGGCTGTAGCTGTAGATATACCTTTAGCGGTATCCGTAAGTTTTTTTCTTTCGCTTTCGCCTCTGCCGTGTGACTGCATTCGCGAGCTTAATTGTTTAAGTGCTTTTCCTGGTTAATTAGCTGAACATGCACCACCTGCAGCCTGCAGACTTTGTTTATCCCGCCCCCTTTTCCGTTTACACCACGCCCCTCACGCCCACCACGCCCACCACGCCCACACATCACATCACATTGCCACCCACTAGGACTAAGTATCTGTGTACCcgtttatatgtatatatgtatctgATTAATGCCATAATACCGCCACCGTACTGTGCCCAGGATATATCCACTAATTTCATTTGTGTTCTTCTCTCCTCTTCATTTGCTCTTCTTCGATTCCATAAATCTCTTGCGTTCGTTTCAAAACTCCACCACCTATATCTCACTGTCTCTCGAACTCGCAATCGAAATCGAATATAATAACTGCGAAATGTGTGTGCTAACCCCGATCCGATCTGATCATCAACCAAAACAATGATAACCCAACTACAATCAACTACAAAAATCATACACTAACCGCATAATCAACAACAATCGATAAATGCCAAAAAAGATGGATGTTAAAACGGTTGGTTCATTTTACTATGAAAACTTCGTAAGTACTCCAAACTGAATGACAAAATCGCCACGTACAGTAGTAGCCCGCCTAGAAAATGATCAACTATGTATACACTATAAAGACTACTGCCTGAATATATCCAGACATGCTACTAACCAGCCGAactttcgatgaacgccgcaTGCATTCAAAATCAATCGATCTCGAGCAATTTATCGATAAATCGTGGCCATTGGTCTGCTTCTTAAAAATAACTAtcattttattaacaaaataatcaaaaatggAGACATTCTAAGTTGATCTTAGGGGCCAACAAAGACATCAAAGCTTAAATGCACCACacacaaaatattaaaaccgATCGGATTGAAATCATAAAAAgaattaaattaaagaaatCAATAACACCGAAAGCTTTTTCATTTCACATATTATAGATGTAAACTGCGAACGCTTTTCCCAATTTTCCACTCGACTGCACGCACTTTCGATTTATTCAGTTGCAAACTATGTATACTCCAGCCTAAGTTTGGATATCCTTTTCGTTTCTTACCTCAGTTTGAAGATATATTTCGTTTCGAATATATTTCGTATGATTTGGTAACTCTCACCTCAGAAGAACAGAAATTGGCAAAGAAAAAAAGCAAAGCAAAGCGAAAAAATAAGAAACTCAAAATTAACCCAAAAGCAAGCTCGTTTGTAAGCAATTGTTATAGTGTATATGGTTATCAGTAGCTTAAGATGAAAGCATAGCAGCTAAATGGATGAAGATACTAATCAATATTTACCATCTCTTTCTTCTTCCCACCCCCATCTCTACCCGTCTCTTTCTTAGCAATTCTCTGGCATGGTTCCGTTCAAACGTCCAGCTGCCGAAAAGTCTGGCATTCCAGTTTATCAGCCCGGTGCGACCGCCTATCAGCAGTTAATGCAGCCCTATGTGCCAGTCTCATGTGAGTATccccaacaacaacaaccaccaccacaacaacaacaactacatcaacaacaacaacaacaaaatgtactactacaacaacaactacaattAAGTAGCGCCATAACAACAACAAgtacaacagcaacagccaGTAATATTAATAtgattaataatattaataataaaagtaTCATAAACGCTGTAATCGCTACTACCAATATAAtaccatcatcatcagcagcaacaacaacaacagcatcatcatcatcaacgTCATTAGcatcagcaacaacaacaacaacaacagtaaCAGCCATTACTAATCCTAACGATAGTGATCAAGATCCAGACCGCGATCAAGATCAAGATTCCGATCGCAATGCAGATCAAGACAAAGAACACGATAGTGCTGCTGATGGTGAAACTGACAATGCGGATCAAGCCAGCAATCAAGACAATAGTGACCAAacgaatctgaatctgaatccgAACCAAAACCCAAGTCCCTCTAACGATTGTAATACAACACGAACAATCTCACCAAAACCAGACACAGCAGTAGCAACAACAGATACATTAGACACATTAGCccctgcagcagcagcattaTCTGCCACGCCCCCTAATGGCCAGACCCCGCCCCCAAGTTCCCCCCCTTCAGGCGATAGTCTTCTGCCCCTGCCCAATGGTTTGGGTGACAATAACAACTACTTGTCCTACATCAATAATAATCTTAACAATGGTCAGCTGAAGTCGGCTAATACAGAAGAGTCCCTAAATGGGGATCTAGATAGTGGGAGTGTTTCCAATCCAGCAGCAACATTAGCATCCCGCAACTATGCCAAGCAGAATGGCGAGGGTTATTCGAGGTATACGCTTAATGGTCACAGCACTGGCATTCTGCCCACACCCACTTCTACCACATCGGCTCCTCCGGTCTCCTATCACTCCCAGGTGCAGGCCCAAGCTCAGGCCCAAGCTCAGGTCCAGGCTCAGGCTCAAGCTCAGGCTCAGGCTCAGGGATTGCAGCGCATCAACTATGCCATGCCCGCCTACAGCTATGGCAATCTCTACTCCCCCTATGGAGGAGCCACCTCCACCATGGTGAGCCTGACCAGTGCCACGCCCTCCTACGCCCAGGCTCAGatgcaacatcagcagcagcagcagcaacagcagcagcaacaagcCCAAGTCCAGGCCCAAGTTCAGGCCCAGGCTCAAGCTCAGGCTGCCTATGCCCAGCAGGCCTATGCCGCCtatgcggctgctgctggCTTGGCTCCTCAGGCCACTGCGGCTGGGGGTTACTACACTGATCCCGCTGCCCTGGCCAAGGAGGTGGCCCAGAAGAACTACGCCATGAAGGTGGCCAGTGCGGCCAAGCCAGGAGCCTCCTCCGCGGCGGCAGCTGCTGCCTACACAGGATTGACCCTGAACAAGAGCTATGCGGCCGGTCCACAGACTGTTCAGGCGGCTCAACCCCAGGCCGTTTCCATGGCAGCTCTACTTCAAATGCAGGCCCAGGCTCAAGCCCAAGCTCAAGCTCAGGCTCAAGCCCAAGCGCAAGCCCAGGCCCAACTACGTCAGCTGGGATCCCTCCCCACTTCCGGCACACCTGTTGCCGGTACCCCAGTGCGTTCGGTACCAGCTGGTTCCGTGAGTGCGGGTCAATATCAATCCGCTGCCCTGCTGAGAGCACCCTCACCCATGCCATATGCCCAGGCCCAGAGCTACTTCTATCCCGGCACCATGATGCCCACCGCTGCAGCCTATGCCATGCCACAAACTCAGGCTGCTGCGGCGCAGCAATATGCAGCAGCTgctgcagcagcggcagcagccgCACAGGCAGGAACTCCCGGCAGTGCCATGGTCCTGAACCCCTACAAAAAGATGAAGACCTCCTAAAAAGCAGATActaaaaaaacacaaacacaacTGTACTTAAGACACCCAGCCATCAAACGGATGGAAAGTCACACTTAGATTCATAGATTTAAACACATCGAAGACGTAAGATTATGTGCCTCAGTTTTCTTGAAGAAGGACAAGTAGAGAGAAGACCTTAGTTGTACCATAGGCCTCATAGCGTTAGAAAAACGAACCATGACACGATAACAAAACCCAGACAGACAGCGAGAACGATCGAAGATCGTAGCCTACTAACACGAATGCCCAAACTTGCTAACAAAAGAAACGAATCGATAATTTGCCATTAAGTTATTTGACAAACGAAACATAACCTCACTGTGACTCAAAAGTGTTGCCATCTTCGCACAAGAATCGAAAAACCAGGCTTTTAAAGCACAAGCGAACGGGAGAGAAACAGATGTTAGCTGATAGTAATACTTAAGTTCCTTTTTTCGGATAGCACTTAGTCAACTCTAGTTTATAGAATGCGGTCACACAAAAAACGGATAGAGAAAACTCAAAAACCAGGGCGGGATATAAAAGAGAGAGGAACGAAGAACTGTGATAGCGAAAAAGCTTTGAGGGATCAAAAAGATAAAGCCATTGGGGATAAGGATAAACCTCTAATGCTGCTGCCGATGCTGGGTACAGTTGTGTATGCTTGTTGCTAGCTGCGGGTGCTTGATGCCATATCGCCGTCCCTGTCTCCCACATGCGGTAGCTCGAATAgctgtctctctctctcgctcccGCTCATCATTCATTTTCCGCGCTCTCTCTCTAACACCCTATCGCTGTCTCTGAATGTTTCCTAACTAG
Protein-coding regions in this window:
- the mbl gene encoding putative uncharacterized protein DDB_G0271606 isoform X3, with amino-acid sequence MANVVNMNSLLNGKDSRWLQLEVCREFQRNKCSRQDTECKFAHPPANVEVQNGKVTACYDSIKVNYTLHSELYPQKIPKPSAFGRCNRDKPPCKYFHPPQHLKDQLLINGRNHLALKNALMQQMGIAPGQPVISGQVPTVATNPYLTGIPANSYSPYYTTGHLVPTLLGPDPSAVASQLGPVVPQTVQVAQQKIPRSDRLEVCREFLRGACKRAESECRFAHPQETVARHDDGSITVCMDAVKGRCARDPCRYFHPPLHLQAQLKAAQTRATAVAAAAATSPLTAHHHQQQQQLQHQLNNINNNNHSTAGAAATSTTATTTTNNAAAAAAAAAAAAAAAAVMGHHTLEVGKKRAADTTDMFPLQFSGMVPFKRPAAEKSGIPVYQPGATAYQQLMQPYVPVSCEYPQQQQPPPQQQQLHQQQQQQNVLLQQQLQLSSAITTTSTTATASNINMINNINNKSIINAVIATTNIIPSSSAATTTTASSSSTSLASATTTTTTVTAITNPNDSDQDPDRDQDQDSDRNADQDKEHDSAADGETDNADQASNQDNSDQTNLNLNPNQNPSPSNDCNTTRTISPKPDTAVATTDTLDTLAPAAAALSATPPNGQTPPPSSPPSGDSLLPLPNGLGDNNNYLSYINNNLNNGQLKSANTEESLNGDLDSGSVSNPAATLASRNYAKQNGEGYSRYTLNGHSTGILPTPTSTTSAPPVSYHSQVQAQAQAQAQVQAQAQAQAQAQGLQRINYAMPAYSYGNLYSPYGGATSTMVSLTSATPSYAQAQMQHQQQQQQQQQQQAQVQAQVQAQAQAQAAYAQQAYAAYAAAAGLAPQATAAGGYYTDPAALAKEVAQKNYAMKVASAAKPGASSAAAAAAYTGLTLNKSYAAGPQTVQAAQPQAVSMAALLQMQAQAQAQAQAQAQAQAQAQAQLRQLGSLPTSGTPVAGTPVRSVPAGSVSAGQYQSAALLRAPSPMPYAQAQSYFYPGTMMPTAAAYAMPQTQAAAAQQYAAAAAAAAAAAQAGTPGSAMVLNPYKKMKTS
- the mbl gene encoding centrosomal and chromosomal factor isoform X6; the encoded protein is MANVVNMNSLLNGKDSRWLQLEVCREFQRNKCSRQDTECKFAHPPANVEVQNGKVTACYDSIKVNYTLHSELYPQKIPKPSAFGRCNRDKPPCKYFHPPQHLKDQLLINGRNHLALKNALMQQMGIAPGQPVISGQVPTVATNPYLTGIPANSYSPYYTTGHLVPTLLGPDPSAVASQLGPVVPQTVQVAQQKIPRSDRLETSPLTAHHHQQQQQLQHQLNNINNNNHSTAGAAATSTTATTTTNNAAAAAAAAAAAAAAAAVMGHHTLEVGKKRAADTTDMFPLMDVKTVGSFYYENFQFSGMVPFKRPAAEKSGIPVYQPGATAYQQLMQPYVPVSCEYPQQQQPPPQQQQLHQQQQQQNVLLQQQLQLSSAITTTSTTATASNINMINNINNKSIINAVIATTNIIPSSSAATTTTASSSSTSLASATTTTTTVTAITNPNDSDQDPDRDQDQDSDRNADQDKEHDSAADGETDNADQASNQDNSDQTNLNLNPNQNPSPSNDCNTTRTISPKPDTAVATTDTLDTLAPAAAALSATPPNGQTPPPSSPPSGDSLLPLPNGLGDNNNYLSYINNNLNNGQLKSANTEESLNGDLDSGSVSNPAATLASRNYAKQNGEGYSRYTLNGHSTGILPTPTSTTSAPPVSYHSQVQAQAQAQAQVQAQAQAQAQAQGLQRINYAMPAYSYGNLYSPYGGATSTMVSLTSATPSYAQAQMQHQQQQQQQQQQQAQVQAQVQAQAQAQAAYAQQAYAAYAAAAGLAPQATAAGGYYTDPAALAKEVAQKNYAMKVASAAKPGASSAAAAAAYTGLTLNKSYAAGPQTVQAAQPQAVSMAALLQMQAQAQAQAQAQAQAQAQAQAQLRQLGSLPTSGTPVAGTPVRSVPAGSVSAGQYQSAALLRAPSPMPYAQAQSYFYPGTMMPTAAAYAMPQTQAAAAQQYAAAAAAAAAAAQAGTPGSAMVLNPYKKMKTS
- the mbl gene encoding putative uncharacterized protein DDB_G0271606 isoform X2, whose amino-acid sequence is MANVVNMNSLLNGKDSRWLQLEVCREFQRNKCSRQDTECKFAHPPANVEVQNGKVTACYDSIKATQLLDMDNFKGRCNRDKPPCKYFHPPQHLKDQLLINGRNHLALKNALMQQMGIAPGQPVISGQVPTVATNPYLTGIPANSYSPYYTTGHLVPTLLGPDPSAVASQLGPVVPQTVQVAQQKIPRSDRLEVCREFLRGACKRAESECRFAHPQETVARHDDGSITVCMDAVKGRCARDPCRYFHPPLHLQAQLKAAQTRATAVAAAAATSPLTAHHHQQQQQLQHQLNNINNNNHSTAGAAATSTTATTTTNNAAAAAAAAAAAAAAAAVMGHHTLEVGKKRAADTTDMFPLMDVKTVGSFYYENFQFSGMVPFKRPAAEKSGIPVYQPGATAYQQLMQPYVPVSCEYPQQQQPPPQQQQLHQQQQQQNVLLQQQLQLSSAITTTSTTATASNINMINNINNKSIINAVIATTNIIPSSSAATTTTASSSSTSLASATTTTTTVTAITNPNDSDQDPDRDQDQDSDRNADQDKEHDSAADGETDNADQASNQDNSDQTNLNLNPNQNPSPSNDCNTTRTISPKPDTAVATTDTLDTLAPAAAALSATPPNGQTPPPSSPPSGDSLLPLPNGLGDNNNYLSYINNNLNNGQLKSANTEESLNGDLDSGSVSNPAATLASRNYAKQNGEGYSRYTLNGHSTGILPTPTSTTSAPPVSYHSQVQAQAQAQAQVQAQAQAQAQAQGLQRINYAMPAYSYGNLYSPYGGATSTMVSLTSATPSYAQAQMQHQQQQQQQQQQQAQVQAQVQAQAQAQAAYAQQAYAAYAAAAGLAPQATAAGGYYTDPAALAKEVAQKNYAMKVASAAKPGASSAAAAAAYTGLTLNKSYAAGPQTVQAAQPQAVSMAALLQMQAQAQAQAQAQAQAQAQAQAQLRQLGSLPTSGTPVAGTPVRSVPAGSVSAGQYQSAALLRAPSPMPYAQAQSYFYPGTMMPTAAAYAMPQTQAAAAQQYAAAAAAAAAAAQAGTPGSAMVLNPYKKMKTS
- the mbl gene encoding centrosomal and chromosomal factor isoform X11 codes for the protein MANVVNMNSLLNGKDSRWLQLEVCREFQRNKCSRQDTECKFAHPPANVEVQNGKVTACYDSIKGRCNRDKPPCKYFHPPQHLKDQLLINGRNHLALKNALMQQMGIAPGQPVISGQVPTVATNPYLTGIPANSYSPYYTTGHLVPTLLGPDPSAVASQLGPVVPQTVQVAQQKIPRSDRLETSPLTAHHHQQQQQLQHQLNNINNNNHSTAGAAATSTTATTTTNNAAAAAAAAAAAAAAAAVMGHHTLEVGKKRAADTTDMFPLQFSGMVPFKRPAAEKSGIPVYQPGATAYQQLMQPYVPVSCEYPQQQQPPPQQQQLHQQQQQQNVLLQQQLQLSSAITTTSTTATASNINMINNINNKSIINAVIATTNIIPSSSAATTTTASSSSTSLASATTTTTTVTAITNPNDSDQDPDRDQDQDSDRNADQDKEHDSAADGETDNADQASNQDNSDQTNLNLNPNQNPSPSNDCNTTRTISPKPDTAVATTDTLDTLAPAAAALSATPPNGQTPPPSSPPSGDSLLPLPNGLGDNNNYLSYINNNLNNGQLKSANTEESLNGDLDSGSVSNPAATLASRNYAKQNGEGYSRYTLNGHSTGILPTPTSTTSAPPVSYHSQVQAQAQAQAQVQAQAQAQAQAQGLQRINYAMPAYSYGNLYSPYGGATSTMVSLTSATPSYAQAQMQHQQQQQQQQQQQAQVQAQVQAQAQAQAAYAQQAYAAYAAAAGLAPQATAAGGYYTDPAALAKEVAQKNYAMKVASAAKPGASSAAAAAAYTGLTLNKSYAAGPQTVQAAQPQAVSMAALLQMQAQAQAQAQAQAQAQAQAQAQLRQLGSLPTSGTPVAGTPVRSVPAGSVSAGQYQSAALLRAPSPMPYAQAQSYFYPGTMMPTAAAYAMPQTQAAAAQQYAAAAAAAAAAAQAGTPGSAMVLNPYKKMKTS
- the mbl gene encoding centrosomal and chromosomal factor isoform X10, producing the protein MANVVNMNSLLNGKDSRWLQLEVCREFQRNKCSRQDTECKFAHPPANVEVQNGKVTACYDSIKGRCNRDKPPCKYFHPPQHLKDQLLINGRNHLALKNALMQQMGIAPGQPVISGQVPTVATNPYLTGIPANSYSPYYTTGHLVPTLLGPDPSAVASQLGPVVPQTVQVAQQKIPRSDRLEVCREFLRGACKRAESECRFAHPQETVARHDDGSITVCMDAVKGRCARDPCRYFHPPLHLQAQLKAAQTRATAVAAAAAMDVKTVGSFYYENFQFSGMVPFKRPAAEKSGIPVYQPGATAYQQLMQPYVPVSCEYPQQQQPPPQQQQLHQQQQQQNVLLQQQLQLSSAITTTSTTATASNINMINNINNKSIINAVIATTNIIPSSSAATTTTASSSSTSLASATTTTTTVTAITNPNDSDQDPDRDQDQDSDRNADQDKEHDSAADGETDNADQASNQDNSDQTNLNLNPNQNPSPSNDCNTTRTISPKPDTAVATTDTLDTLAPAAAALSATPPNGQTPPPSSPPSGDSLLPLPNGLGDNNNYLSYINNNLNNGQLKSANTEESLNGDLDSGSVSNPAATLASRNYAKQNGEGYSRYTLNGHSTGILPTPTSTTSAPPVSYHSQVQAQAQAQAQVQAQAQAQAQAQGLQRINYAMPAYSYGNLYSPYGGATSTMVSLTSATPSYAQAQMQHQQQQQQQQQQQAQVQAQVQAQAQAQAAYAQQAYAAYAAAAGLAPQATAAGGYYTDPAALAKEVAQKNYAMKVASAAKPGASSAAAAAAYTGLTLNKSYAAGPQTVQAAQPQAVSMAALLQMQAQAQAQAQAQAQAQAQAQAQLRQLGSLPTSGTPVAGTPVRSVPAGSVSAGQYQSAALLRAPSPMPYAQAQSYFYPGTMMPTAAAYAMPQTQAAAAQQYAAAAAAAAAAAQAGTPGSAMVLNPYKKMKTS